The sequence CGCGCTAAAATTATGCGTAAGGCGGCGCAATTATTACGCGAGCGCAGCCAGCTTATTGCTTGGTTTATGACACGCGAACAAGGCAAGCCTAGCGCGCAAGCCAAGATGGAAGTAATGGGCGCTGCTGATACTATCGATTGGTTCGCTGAAGAAGCGCGCCGTACCTATGGACAGATTATACCTGCACGCAGCACCAATGTAACCCAAATGGTGATTAAACGCCCTGTTGGACCTGTGGCAGCTTTTACGCCTTGGAATTTTCCAATTAACCAAGTTGTACGCAAATTATCTGCCGCCTTAGCTGCAGGTTGTAGCATTGTTATTAAAGCACCAGAAGAAACGCCGGCTTCTCCTGCTGCCATGATCAATTGTTTTATTGATGCTGGTGTGCCAGCAGGTGTCATCGCACTTGTTTTTGGTGTGCCTGCGCAAATATCAGAGTTCTTTATCGCTCATCCAGCTATTGAAAAAATATCATTTACTGGTTCAACTGCGGTTGGCAAACATCTTGCAAGCCTTGCTGGGCAACATATGAAAAAAGCGACGATGGAGCTAGGTGGACATGCGCCGGTTCTTGTTTTTGATGATGCTGATATTGATATTGCTGTAAGTACAATGGCGGCGTCCAAATTCCGCAATGCAGGTCAAGTATGTGCATCGCCAACTCGTTTTATCGTGCAAGATAACGTCTATGATGAATATGTTGAAAAATTCACCTTGGCTGCAAAAATGATGAATGTCGGCAACGGTTTAGAACAAGGTGTCGATATGGGACCGCTTGCCAATGACCGGCGTATTCCAGCTATGGAAAATATGTTGCAGGATGCAACTTCAAAGGGTGGTAAGGTTATTTTAGGTGGTAAGCGTATTGGTAATAAGGGCTATTTTTTCGAGCCAACGATCATTACCGATGTGCCAACTTCTGCCGAAATCATGAATGAAGAACCTTTTGGCCCGATAGCAATCATTAATCGCTATAAAACGGATGATGATATGTTTAACGAGGCCAATCGCCTGCGTTATGGGCTTGCATCTTATGCCTTTACCAAATCCGCAGCACGTGTCCATGCGCTGGGCAGTTTGGTTAATGCAGGTATGACCAGTATCAACCATAATGGCCTTGCCCTGCAAGAAGTTCCATTTGGCGGTATACGCGATTCCGGCTATGGCACAGAAGGTGGCTCGGAGGCTATAAACGCCTATCTTGATTTGAAATTTGTAACCGTTGCGGTTTAAATATTCATGAGACATTTCAGCGAGAGGTGCGAATCCCTTTCGCTGAAACTTTCATTCTAGCTTCTTTTGAGTGAATTTTGAGGCGTTGAAGCATGTTTTTCTTTGCTACACTTAGATTTACACGCTTTCAAAACAAGTAAATATTTAATGGAATTATCCAAAATAGATATATTATAAATTATCTTATTAATTTTCCATTGTGCCTTTGTAAAAAGCTAACTGCCTAATATATTGAAATTAAATAGTAAATTCTATTTTATTTGTTGCTGTATCAGCGCGTTAACTAAAAATCCATTTTTCCTTTTAAAATACATGCATAAGTTTGATTAAGGCTGTAAACTGGTAAAATAATTTTTGAACCAGGAATGATCACTATGGCAGCTCCGCATGCTTTTTTGGATATTTTAGCAAATCCGCAAGTGCGTGATGCATATCTTGCCGGCCGTATTTCTATTATTTTATCAAGCGATTTTGAAACTAT comes from Bartonella sp. HY038 and encodes:
- a CDS encoding NAD-dependent succinate-semialdehyde dehydrogenase, yielding MQGPYPDTLLLIDNTWRESEGNKKMPVIDPATEEIIGQVSVASNNDLEAAAQSIAKGFEIWKNVSPFERAKIMRKAAQLLRERSQLIAWFMTREQGKPSAQAKMEVMGAADTIDWFAEEARRTYGQIIPARSTNVTQMVIKRPVGPVAAFTPWNFPINQVVRKLSAALAAGCSIVIKAPEETPASPAAMINCFIDAGVPAGVIALVFGVPAQISEFFIAHPAIEKISFTGSTAVGKHLASLAGQHMKKATMELGGHAPVLVFDDADIDIAVSTMAASKFRNAGQVCASPTRFIVQDNVYDEYVEKFTLAAKMMNVGNGLEQGVDMGPLANDRRIPAMENMLQDATSKGGKVILGGKRIGNKGYFFEPTIITDVPTSAEIMNEEPFGPIAIINRYKTDDDMFNEANRLRYGLASYAFTKSAARVHALGSLVNAGMTSINHNGLALQEVPFGGIRDSGYGTEGGSEAINAYLDLKFVTVAV